From a single Maylandia zebra isolate NMK-2024a linkage group LG3, Mzebra_GT3a, whole genome shotgun sequence genomic region:
- the LOC106675334 gene encoding ubiquitin carboxyl-terminal hydrolase 50-like, whose protein sequence is MTSPDTSKIFHGQLVNKTTCSKDHVETDRDAPFWFLPLSLVDSCSEDYSVVKGIEEFFKTSDFCGENQMYCEQCDDKVDGSMRDVIKHHPDVLCLLLKRFEFNYNYMSYFKITCSVEVPYTLQIPESQKYELYAFLDHFGDLRGGHYSATIKIQEDHRDRWYQFDDARVTEQKERYCYSRVHRYVHQWTTHHQ, encoded by the exons ATGACCAGTCCGGATACATCAAAG ATCTTCCACGGTCAGTTAGTAAACAAGACCACCTGCTCTAAAGATCATGTAGAGACTGACAGAGATGCACCTTTTtggtttcttcctctttcacTGGTGGATTCCTGCAGTGAAGACTACAGCGTG GTGAAGGGCATTGAAGAGTTTTTTAAAACTTCAGATTTCTGTGGAGAAAATCAGATGTACTGTGAGCAGTGTGATGACAAAGTTGATGGTAGTATG AGAGATGTAATAAAGCATCATCCAGATGTTTTGTGTCTGCTGCTGAAGAGGTTTGAGTTCAACTATAATTACATGTCATACTTCAAAATCACCTGTTCTGTGGAGGTTCCCTACACCCTGCAGATACCAGAG AGTCAGAAATATGAACTATATGCGTTTCTGGATCATTTTGGGGATCTGAGAGGTGGACATTACTCTGCCACAATCAAGATCCAGGAGGACCACAGAGACAGATGGTATCAGTTTGATGATGCCAGAGTCACAGAG CAAAAAGAAAG ATACTGCTATTCCAGAGTCCACAGATATGTCCACCAGTGGACTACCCACCATCAGTAA
- the LOC112431846 gene encoding uncharacterized protein LOC112431846, producing the protein MLKLLGEINFVCALPGCDIIWSYGEVCKMALLTPEEKEYFGQTMTLNAMKHHFDYKLCPGCSSCVVRKDVSNLSVCCSWCSKEKDRTYEFCWQCLKEWKGPRPRSDRCDNVGCSDKTLQILKNCEDIIFESVNNVSGCPCIRACPTCGVLVEHNKKECKNIVCPACKKLFCFVCLKLTSECAGKRGMHFGPCADGMVAPRQTSIPTWQKQ; encoded by the exons ATGTTGAAACTGCTG GGTGAAATCAACTTTGTGTGTGCTCTACCTGGTTGTGATATCATATGGTCTTACGGAGAGGTTTGTAAAATGGCTCTTTTGACCCCTGAGGAAAAGGAGTACTTTGGACAAACCATGACCTTGAATGCTATGAAGCATCATTTTGATTACAAATTA TGTCCTGGATGCAGTTCATGTGTTGTGAGAAAGGATGTATCTAACCTGAGTGTCTGCTGCAGCTGGTGcagcaaagaaaaagacagaaccTATGAGTTCTGTTGGCAGTGTTTGAAGGAATGGAAGGGTCCACGGCCTCGGTCAGACCGCTGTGACAATGTTGGCTGCTCCGACAAAACACTTCAAATATTGAAAAACTGTGAAGATATCATCTTTGAGTCTGTGAATAATGTCAGTGGTTGTCCCTGCATCCGTGCTTGTCCCACCTGTGGCGTGCTGGTGGAGCATAACAAAAAAGAGTGTAAAAATATTGTCTGCCCAGCATGTAAGAAGTTGTTCTGTTTTGTGTGCCTGAAACTCACAAGTGAATGTGCAGGAAAAAGAGGAATGCATTTCGGACCTTGTGCCGATGGTATGGTGGCCCCAAGACAGACCTCTATACCTACGTGGCAAAAGCAATAG